A window of Bos taurus isolate L1 Dominette 01449 registration number 42190680 breed Hereford chromosome 8, ARS-UCD2.0, whole genome shotgun sequence contains these coding sequences:
- the LOC100299481 gene encoding interferon omega-1, translated as MASENLPQGSTRRRLSQTSSSLIFPMACVLSLLMALVLVSYGPGGSLGCDLSQNHMLVGRKNLRLLGQMRRLSSRFCLQDRKDFTFPQEMVEGSQLQEAQAISVLHEMLQQTFNLFHTERSSAAWDTTLLEQLHTGLHQQLDDLDACLGQVMGEEDSALGRMGPTLAMKRYFQGIHVYLKEKEYSDCAWEIVRLEIMRALSSSTSLQERLRMMDGDLNSP; from the coding sequence ATGGCATCAGAGAACCTACCTCAAGGTTCCACCAGACGCCGTCTCAGCCAGACCAGCAGCAGCCTCATCTTCCCCATGGCCTGTGTGCTCTCTCTACTGATGGCCCTGGTGCTGGTCAGCTATGGCCCGGGAGGATCCCTGGGCTGTGACCTGTCTCAGAACCACATGCTGGTTGGCAGGAAGAACCTTAGGCTGCTGGGCCAAATGAGGAGACTGTCCTCTCGCTTCTGTCTGCAAGACAgaaaagacttcactttcccccaggagatggtggagggcaGCCAGCTCCAGGAGGCCCAGGCCATCTCTGTGCTCCACGAGATGCTCCAGCAGACCTTCAACCTCTTCCACACAGAGCGCTCCTCTGCTGCCTGGGACACCACCCTCCTGGAGCAGCTCCACACTGGACTCCATCAGCAGCTGGATGACCTGGACGCCTGCCTGGGGCAGGTGATGGGAGAGGAAGACTCTGCCCTGGGAAGGATGGGCCCCACACTGGCCATGAAGAGGTACTTCCAGGGCATCCATGTCTACCTGAAAGAGAAGGAATACAGTGACTGCGCCTGGGAAATCGTCAGACTGGAAATCATGAGAGCCTTGTCTTCATCAACCAGCTTGCAAGAAAGGTTAAGAATGATGGATGGAGACCTGAACTCACCTTGA
- the LOC104968438 gene encoding interferon omega-1 has protein sequence MASENLPQGSTRRLPSQPSSSLIFPMACVLSLLMALVLVSYGPGGSLGCDLSQNHVLVGRKNLRLLGQMRRLSPRFCLQDRKDFAFPQEMVEGGQLQEAQAFSVLHEMLQQTFNLFHTERSSAAWDTTLLEQLRTGLHQQLDDLDACLGPVTGEEDSALGRMGPTLALKRYFQGIHVYLKEKEYSDCAWEIVRVEIMRSLSSSTSLQERLKMRNGDLNSP, from the coding sequence ATGGCATCAGAGAACCTACCTCAAGGTTCCACCAGACGTCTTCCCAGCCAGCCCAGCAGCAGCCTCATCTTCCCCATGGCCTGTGTGCTCTCTCTACTGATGGCCCTGGTGCTGGTCAGCTATGGCCCGGGAGGATCCCTGGGCTGTGACCTGTCTCAGAACCACGTGCTGGTTGGCAGGAAGAACCTTAGGCTCCTGGGCCAAATGAGGCGGCTCTCCCCTCGCTTTTGTCTGCAGGACAGAAAAGACTTCGCTTTCcctcaggagatggtggagggcgGCCAGCTCCAGGAGGCCCAGGCCTTCTCTGTGCTCCACGAGATGCTCCAGCAGACCTTCAACCTCTTCCACACAGAGCGCTCCTCTGCTGCCTGGGACACCACCCTCCTGGAGCAGCTCCGCACTGGACTCCATCAGCAGCTGGACGACCTGGACGCCTGCCTGGGCCCGGTGACAGGAGAGGAAGACTCTGCCCTGGGAAGGATGGGCCCCACACTGGCCCTGAAGAGGTACTTCCAAGGAATCCATGTCTACCTGAAAGAGAAGGAATACAGCGACTGCGCCTGGGAAATCGTCAGAGTGGAAATCATGAGATCCTTGTCTTCATCAACCAGCTTGCAAGAAAGGTTAAAAATGAGGAATGGAGACCTGAACTCACCTTGA